The DNA segment ACATAACAAGTacaaactttatttttattggatatcttattttctaaattttgtttcCACATGTGTAGTGTTACCAAACATCCTTTAATGTCTCTTGGATTGTATTTTGTAAGACGTTGACTTCAATTTatggaaaaaaatcaaaattcaaaagctTCCCATGCTTTAAGGGGATTTGACAACTGAAAAAAAGGATTTGACAAATTAAAACTTTTCTATACAAGATGATGGCATCAAAATCATTTTcgtaaactaaaataaaaacgaagaaatatattatattgatttaatttaggCCTGTATTTGGTAATGTTCCACGCGTAATGAGCAATAATGTCAAACAACCAAGTAGCCTTCACTTTTGCTTTGAAAATCAACCGATTCCACATTTCCGAGTTCATGACTTTTCCAATTATCACATCtcattataaataaattcctTAACTTCTAATTCTTcctcaactcaacccaaaaatTTCCAATACCCACAAATTAAGATCTCTTCTTTTCgacatttttccctttttgaaTTCATGGGGAATTACATTTCTTGCACTCTGTCCACCCCAATCGGTGGCAAACCGTCAACTTCTTCGACGACGACCGTCATCTTTCCCAGCGGCCAAATCCGACACTTTCACGAACCGGTCAAGGCGGCGGAGCTCATGTTCGAGATCCCCAATTTCTTCCTCGTTAATTCTCAATCGGTTCAACTGGGTCGGAGATTTTCGGCTCTGATGGCCGATGAGAATCTCGAGATGGGTAATTTGTACGTTATGTTTCCGATGAAGAAGGTCAATTCGGTGGTGTCTGTGGCCGATATGGGAGCTTTGTTTCTCGCCGCCGAGCGGGTCTCCGGCGGGAAGAAGCGGCGGATTATTGGCGGTGGGGAATCTAATGTTTGTGTTTGGCCAGAGGTGGAAGCAGACGAATCAAAACCGAAGTTGAAATTGGATGGTGGTGATGATGATGACGATGTGAAGGGGTTTTCGCCGGCGCCGGAATTTACTCATCGGAGGTCGATGTGCAGGTCGAGGAAGCCGTTGTTGGAGACCATAGTTGAAGAGCCGATATGTTCAAGATGATGGGAAATTTAAAGCTATTTGATTTGTTGTTTGTTTCGATTGGGGATTTTCTTTTTCGAAATTAGTGAAAGGGAAAAACcatttattgattaatttgtatCATGGAAAAATTAGTTCATATTAggcttttgaaattttcttgtgTTCAAAGAACATGAAAATATTTGTGTAATTATGTATTATACTTTATTatactttgtaaattttttGAGTGTTCAAGTAAACATAATTCAACTGTGACTCAcatctatatttttaattatagtaatatttttctaaacaaaGAACaacatcttaaaaaaaattaccatagACATTTTCCATTCAACAAATCTAAGGATTCATAGAGGAAAAATATCTCCCACCACTTCTCATATGTAGCTAGATGTACTAATAAAACTTTTGAAGCTAGATGtactataaaaattaattttcaattatatgcaatttgttttttaattttttgtatgttataatttaaaattaagtttgcAAATTTTTTGAAGTAGGTAGTTTGTTGAGATGtcaatgtaataaacattttgttGTGAGATAAATTTCTACAAGTTAAGTAAATGATTACAAATTTATAAGTTAGTTTAAGTGAAGGTTGGTGAATTTTCATTTTGATGAATAGTTGGGGGAAAACGTGGGTGGTAGCGTCAATCATCAATTCCTTCAAGGATGGTTTCTTTTTCAGCTGGGGGAAAACGTGGAAGAGCCACTACATTCCTATTATTACATAAGAAAAAATTTCATATTCTCAACTAGGGTAGTGGTGTAGGATTTTGTTGGCCTCTATCTTGTCCTCTTAATTCCATATAAATTAGCATCTTAATACTGTGAGTCCCCAAATTGTTGAGTTAAAGGCTCCCTTAGCTGCTAGAGAGGCCTATGGATACAtgactttttatttttgaatcaCCTGTGTCAATTTATTCAAAGCATTGAGTAATTGTGGTCCAATGAGCTTTAATAAAACTTACCTCAACAACCTCATAAATTTTGCTTACTTTGTTTGGTAGAGGCCCTTtcacttagccaaatttattCAAAAGCTTGTAGTGGCCCATGTCTCTCTAGAAAACAGTTGTAAGATTTTGTAGCagattttagagaaaagagATCCTTCAGCAATAGCATCTTAGAATTGCCTTCTTTGATTGTCATTTTCAACCCATTGTAGTGGAGAATTATATTTGCAACCACTAGGGTATCCATTGTTGTGGGTACTTTCTAAGGAGATA comes from the Benincasa hispida cultivar B227 unplaced genomic scaffold, ASM972705v1 Contig1511, whole genome shotgun sequence genome and includes:
- the LOC120068930 gene encoding uncharacterized protein LOC120068930; this encodes MGNYISCTLSTPIGGKPSTSSTTTVIFPSGQIRHFHEPVKAAELMFEIPNFFLVNSQSVQLGRRFSALMADENLEMGNLYVMFPMKKVNSVVSVADMGALFLAAERVSGGKKRRIIGGGESNVCVWPEVEADESKPKLKLDGGDDDDDVKGFSPAPEFTHRRSMCRSRKPLLETIVEEPICSR